In the Candidatus Saccharibacteria bacterium oral taxon 488 genome, one interval contains:
- a CDS encoding DUF3137 domain-containing protein yields MCNLAVLSQLLFFARAGGGGSSSGGGGGVVLFGIPMVIAISVSGFVKKTTQSKMAAIAVGFLAGLLASLFYLLGGVVVFIMVAISALVGAIIGAFTDKISRFRKGSEAAQQAVRQAAAQDSAWNEQGIVNYATTVFNRFQYDWGRMDLSSIQQYVTPNYARHIGLMLYALQQMGRVNRMKNVAVSEAIITRAYDDANDQNDCVSVSFVASANDELVDTASGAVLHRDTGEFGEQWNFVRSGDGWLLDSIDQETEDTAQLVASMQQFAAQYDMYFSPDWGRLLLPTRGELFKGGFKGTDINNHIIGFWTGNLLVQLYTYVADASNTDSATTYIIGQVNLPKSYGGILVERRDSRFLKRFRAPSGYKKVELEWGDFNKRYQVYATDENQVTSFELLNPSFMAWLYDQDIKVNIEVVDNIVYLYAKISTGEMRYGEMMDILQKSHKELKM; encoded by the coding sequence ATGTGTAATCTAGCAGTTCTCAGTCAGTTACTCTTTTTTGCGCGAGCCGGTGGCGGCGGGTCAAGTTCTGGCGGCGGTGGTGGCGTTGTCCTTTTCGGGATACCGATGGTAATTGCAATTTCGGTAAGTGGTTTTGTGAAAAAAACCACCCAGTCAAAGATGGCCGCCATAGCGGTCGGGTTTTTGGCCGGCCTACTCGCTAGTTTGTTCTACCTACTCGGCGGTGTTGTTGTATTTATCATGGTGGCTATCTCGGCATTAGTCGGTGCGATTATCGGGGCATTTACGGATAAGATCAGCCGTTTTCGCAAGGGCAGTGAGGCCGCGCAGCAAGCCGTCCGGCAAGCGGCGGCTCAGGACAGCGCCTGGAACGAACAGGGTATTGTCAATTATGCAACAACGGTGTTCAATCGGTTTCAATATGATTGGGGGCGGATGGATCTGTCATCAATTCAGCAATACGTCACGCCGAATTATGCACGGCACATCGGACTAATGTTGTACGCTCTACAACAGATGGGGCGAGTCAATCGCATGAAGAATGTGGCGGTCAGTGAAGCGATTATCACCCGGGCGTATGATGATGCGAATGATCAGAATGACTGCGTGAGTGTGAGTTTTGTTGCCTCGGCAAATGATGAGCTGGTTGACACGGCGAGCGGTGCGGTGCTACATCGTGACACGGGCGAGTTTGGTGAGCAGTGGAACTTTGTGCGCTCGGGTGATGGCTGGTTACTGGATAGTATTGATCAGGAAACGGAAGATACTGCCCAGCTTGTTGCCTCTATGCAGCAGTTTGCAGCGCAATACGACATGTACTTCAGTCCGGACTGGGGGCGGTTACTGCTACCGACCCGCGGTGAATTGTTTAAGGGCGGCTTTAAGGGTACTGACATCAATAACCATATCATTGGATTCTGGACGGGCAATTTATTGGTGCAGCTATACACCTATGTGGCTGACGCCTCAAATACTGATTCAGCGACTACATACATTATTGGACAGGTTAATTTACCAAAGTCGTATGGCGGGATTTTGGTGGAGCGTCGGGATTCGCGCTTCCTGAAGCGGTTCAGGGCGCCGTCGGGTTATAAAAAAGTAGAACTGGAATGGGGTGACTTTAACAAGCGCTACCAAGTATACGCCACCGATGAAAATCAGGTGACGAGCTTTGAACTGCTCAACCCAAGTTTCATGGCGTGGTTGTATGATCAGGATATTAAGGTTAATATTGAGGTGGTAGATAATATTGTTTATCTCTATGCCAAAATTTCCACTGGCGAGATGCGCTACGGGGAGATGATGGATATTTTGCAGAAATCACATAAAGAACTCAAGATGTAA
- a CDS encoding BspA family leucine-rich repeat surface protein — translation MKVIQKTRRLLLTNAVVAVVVGVFAMHYLAPSQLAKADPINSTDFVMTIDTRKGVGNTFTIPTFGGGYNYNVSCGNGVTLTGQTGSAVCSYAAAGEYQIRISGAFPRIFFNFTGDKLKVISIDQWGTNEWLNMEHAFDGAENLDVKATDKPRMGKVVSLAYMFRDAKNLKGVGADWQWDTANVQSLNSTFSGARQFNQDISNWNTAKVTDMDNTFTNAYEFNQPIQKWDVSKVTTMVAVLAYAKKFNQPIGEWNTARLADALLALAGAEKFDQSLAHWDVRQLTNADGLLNGIKISTLNYDATLMAWQGQAVNNNVKLGGGNSKFCLADTQRSNLVNAKAWTITDGGKDCTAYAVTAVDYAGAANIDENSAAGTVLGRLTSTDAVGSPQGDFTYTLGCAGAQNNLVTIDGNTIKLARSPDYEQNTTLAICVRSTNKAGQTFDKHLTITVNNLLTLSYNANGADAGTVPASTGETLRSGATVAVAANTGNLAKVGHTFTGWNTMVNGGGTAYAAGTTVTVTADTTLYAQWQVNNYTLHFDTKGGSSVPDQTVAFGAKATAPTAPTKTGHTFTGWYKDAGFTQPWDFTTDTMPAADTTLHAKWTVNQYKVHYDANTGSGATPDTVGNYDATVQLANSNFTKTGHAFTGWNTMANGGGTAYAAGDNFHLTGDVTLYAQWRKNNYTLTFDSKGGSPVPSQTVEYGAKVTEPTPPTKTGHTFAGWYKDAGFANPWNFGTDTMPDINATLYAKWTVNQYKIHYNANTGTGTMSDTVGNYNSTVQIAANSFTKAGHAFTGWNTEANGTGTPYAAGANIQLTGDVTLYAQWRDSQPPVTPAAAPDMTAPSDTGDSNSDNITNKTKPAFTLMCTEAGSTLTLYVDGVANGTVNCTGPGPVNVAPTTPLSEGNHAITFTETDAAGNASQGSPALTVTIDTTAPAAPAVTVDSVTADNTINAAEAAAPQIIRGLATGTRPGDKVRVTVNGTTYETTVDGTGAFAVTVPGAELVSDPDHTIDVTVIASDVAGNTTSTSMTKTYNVDADVVAPPAKATLKSSSDSGASDSDNITNNTTPTVILQCISATDKLHLIVDGVEVQTINCTAVGPVEVTLPNALNDGNHTVVYRRETPAGNISALSTPLTLTIDTIAPTGTLGTQQATTASPALSGTVTDSAAKVTVTINGVDYPATVAGGTWTLPANVIAALGNGVHTVKLTFTDIAGNTSTVTRPFTITLPTPPAPQPQPGSPNPAQSQNQKKSGTSLADTGDNGYLLIGISSLAVAAGLIGIYRLRRL, via the coding sequence ATGAAGGTAATACAAAAGACAAGGCGATTATTGTTGACAAATGCGGTGGTTGCAGTTGTTGTTGGTGTGTTTGCGATGCACTACCTCGCACCAAGCCAGCTGGCAAAAGCTGATCCTATTAACTCAACCGACTTCGTCATGACCATCGATACGCGAAAAGGTGTTGGCAATACGTTTACCATACCAACATTTGGTGGTGGTTATAATTACAACGTTTCGTGTGGTAACGGCGTAACGCTAACTGGTCAAACGGGCAGTGCGGTATGTTCATATGCTGCAGCTGGTGAATATCAGATTCGCATTAGCGGTGCTTTCCCACGCATATTCTTTAACTTTACCGGTGATAAGCTAAAAGTTATATCAATTGACCAGTGGGGAACAAACGAGTGGCTGAATATGGAGCACGCCTTTGACGGTGCCGAGAATCTCGATGTGAAAGCAACCGATAAACCACGGATGGGTAAAGTGGTGAGCTTGGCTTATATGTTCCGAGATGCTAAGAACCTGAAGGGTGTAGGTGCTGACTGGCAATGGGACACCGCCAATGTCCAGAGCTTGAATAGTACGTTCTCTGGAGCTCGCCAGTTTAACCAGGATATCTCTAACTGGAATACGGCTAAGGTAACTGATATGGATAACACGTTTACCAATGCCTACGAGTTTAATCAGCCGATTCAGAAATGGGATGTTAGCAAAGTAACGACGATGGTGGCAGTATTAGCATACGCTAAGAAATTTAATCAGCCAATTGGTGAGTGGAATACTGCGCGACTGGCGGACGCCCTCTTAGCGCTGGCTGGTGCTGAGAAATTTGACCAGTCACTGGCACATTGGGATGTCCGTCAATTAACAAATGCAGACGGATTACTCAATGGAATAAAGATATCGACTCTAAATTATGATGCGACATTGATGGCGTGGCAGGGACAGGCCGTAAATAATAACGTCAAGCTCGGCGGTGGTAATAGCAAGTTCTGCCTGGCGGATACGCAGCGCAGCAACTTGGTGAACGCAAAAGCATGGACGATTACTGATGGTGGTAAAGACTGTACAGCATATGCAGTCACCGCGGTAGACTATGCCGGTGCTGCCAATATTGATGAGAATAGTGCAGCTGGGACGGTGTTGGGTCGGCTGACGAGTACTGACGCTGTCGGCTCACCACAGGGTGATTTCACCTATACACTTGGCTGTGCTGGTGCGCAAAATAATCTTGTGACGATTGATGGTAATACGATCAAGTTGGCGCGGTCACCAGATTATGAGCAAAATACTACGCTAGCGATTTGTGTGCGATCGACCAACAAGGCTGGACAGACGTTTGATAAGCATCTAACGATTACGGTGAATAACCTTCTCACACTTTCCTATAATGCAAATGGTGCCGATGCGGGTACAGTACCAGCCTCAACAGGAGAGACACTTCGCTCTGGTGCTACAGTGGCTGTGGCAGCAAATACCGGTAACTTGGCAAAAGTAGGTCATACATTCACTGGCTGGAATACGATGGTTAACGGCGGTGGCACGGCATACGCAGCAGGCACAACTGTGACGGTAACAGCTGATACAACGCTGTATGCACAGTGGCAAGTTAATAACTATACATTGCATTTTGATACCAAGGGTGGCTCTAGCGTACCGGATCAAACAGTGGCATTTGGTGCGAAGGCAACAGCGCCAACAGCACCAACTAAAACAGGCCACACATTCACTGGTTGGTATAAGGACGCTGGATTTACACAACCCTGGGATTTTACGACCGACACGATGCCGGCAGCCGATACAACACTTCATGCCAAGTGGACAGTGAACCAATATAAGGTGCATTATGATGCGAACACTGGTAGCGGCGCGACACCGGATACTGTTGGTAATTATGATGCTACAGTACAGTTGGCGAATAGTAATTTTACAAAAACCGGTCATGCGTTCACCGGCTGGAACACGATGGCTAACGGTGGCGGTACAGCGTATGCGGCTGGTGATAATTTCCACCTGACTGGTGATGTAACGCTGTATGCTCAGTGGCGCAAGAATAATTATACGCTTACTTTTGACTCGAAGGGTGGTTCACCTGTACCGTCACAAACGGTAGAGTATGGCGCTAAGGTAACTGAGCCGACCCCACCAACTAAGACTGGCCACACGTTCGCCGGTTGGTATAAAGATGCTGGGTTTGCTAATCCATGGAACTTTGGTACCGACACCATGCCAGACATTAACGCAACACTGTACGCCAAGTGGACGGTTAACCAGTATAAAATTCACTACAATGCTAATACTGGCACGGGGACAATGAGCGATACAGTTGGCAATTATAATAGTACTGTTCAGATAGCAGCAAATAGCTTCACGAAAGCAGGTCATGCGTTCACTGGCTGGAATACCGAGGCAAACGGTACAGGCACGCCTTACGCCGCTGGTGCCAATATTCAGCTAACGGGTGACGTGACACTGTACGCCCAGTGGCGCGATTCACAGCCGCCAGTAACACCAGCTGCCGCTCCAGATATGACCGCTCCTTCAGATACTGGCGATAGCAACTCGGATAATATTACGAATAAAACCAAACCAGCCTTTACGCTGATGTGCACTGAGGCAGGCAGCACCTTGACGTTGTACGTAGATGGGGTTGCAAATGGGACGGTAAATTGTACTGGCCCTGGTCCGGTTAATGTAGCTCCGACAACACCACTGTCTGAGGGTAATCACGCAATAACATTTACTGAGACTGATGCGGCTGGTAATGCTTCGCAGGGCTCACCGGCACTAACGGTAACAATTGATACGACTGCTCCGGCCGCTCCAGCGGTTACGGTTGATTCGGTGACTGCTGATAATACAATTAATGCCGCTGAAGCAGCTGCGCCGCAAATTATTCGTGGCTTGGCTACTGGTACTCGTCCTGGTGATAAGGTGAGGGTAACGGTTAATGGTACGACGTATGAGACGACTGTTGATGGGACCGGCGCCTTTGCAGTGACAGTTCCGGGTGCTGAGCTAGTATCAGACCCCGATCATACGATTGACGTAACGGTAATTGCTTCTGACGTGGCTGGCAATACGACTAGTACGAGTATGACAAAAACCTACAACGTTGATGCTGATGTTGTTGCGCCACCAGCGAAAGCAACGCTTAAATCATCTTCTGATTCCGGTGCGAGCGACTCAGATAATATTACCAACAACACGACACCGACGGTAATACTGCAGTGTATATCAGCTACCGACAAGCTGCATCTTATCGTTGATGGTGTTGAGGTGCAGACTATCAACTGTACAGCAGTGGGACCGGTTGAGGTGACTTTACCGAATGCATTAAATGATGGCAATCATACCGTGGTGTACCGCAGAGAGACGCCAGCTGGTAATATATCAGCACTGTCAACACCGCTAACACTGACGATTGATACGATTGCGCCGACTGGCACGCTTGGCACGCAACAAGCCACGACCGCTTCGCCTGCTTTGAGCGGTACGGTAACTGATTCTGCTGCTAAGGTAACTGTAACTATTAATGGTGTTGATTATCCGGCGACGGTTGCAGGAGGAACTTGGACACTGCCGGCGAATGTTATCGCTGCGCTTGGCAATGGGGTGCACACGGTCAAGCTAACCTTTACCGACATCGCTGGCAATACCTCGACCGTGACAAGGCCATTCACAATCACTTTACCAACACCACCGGCTCCACAGCCGCAGCCGGGCAGTCCAAATCCAGCTCAGAGCCAGAATCAGAAGAAATCTGGCACATCACTAGCCGACACTGGTGATAATGGTTATCTACTTATTGGCATATCGAGTCTCGCGGTTGCCGCTGGTCTGATCGGTATTTATCGGTTACGACGTTTGTAG
- the rplU gene encoding 50S ribosomal protein L21 translates to MKAVVKISGKQYIVSEKESLLVDLLPEGTKELTLDALLVIDGDKTKVGTPTVKGVVVKAKVAEAEVKGDKIRVIRYKSKKRVHKETGHRQKYTKIEITSIK, encoded by the coding sequence ATGAAAGCAGTCGTAAAAATCTCTGGCAAGCAATACATTGTCAGCGAAAAAGAGTCCCTCTTGGTGGATCTCCTCCCTGAAGGCACAAAAGAACTCACTCTCGACGCACTTTTAGTGATTGATGGTGATAAAACAAAAGTTGGCACGCCAACCGTCAAAGGTGTGGTAGTGAAGGCAAAGGTCGCTGAAGCAGAAGTCAAGGGCGACAAGATCCGCGTTATCCGCTACAAGAGCAAGAAACGTGTCCACAAAGAAACTGGTCATCGCCAGAAGTACACCAAGATTGAGATTACCTCGATCAAATAA
- a CDS encoding ParA family protein → MTKIIAVTNQKGGVGKTTTSINVAYFLAKAGKRTLIVDFDPQGNATSGLGIDKQELGITMTEVVTGQTALNNIIIQTDIKNLSIAPATPHLANTEVELAQAEGRFVRLRQALASLAGYDYVIIDSPPSLSLLTVNGLIAAQYVLLPVQAEFYALEGLGQLMETMKLVRKGLNPHLRLLGVVTTMVDSRTTLSSQVYDEIKKHFADTIFKATIPRNIRLAEAPSHGVPVGVYDRFSKGSRAYHALTKEIIERIEG, encoded by the coding sequence ATGACGAAGATTATTGCGGTGACAAATCAAAAGGGTGGCGTCGGCAAGACGACGACTTCAATCAATGTGGCGTATTTTTTGGCAAAAGCCGGTAAGCGGACGCTAATCGTTGACTTTGATCCGCAGGGAAATGCTACCAGCGGCCTTGGCATTGATAAGCAAGAATTGGGCATAACGATGACCGAGGTGGTGACTGGCCAGACGGCCTTGAATAATATAATTATTCAAACTGACATCAAGAATCTATCGATCGCACCGGCCACGCCACACCTAGCAAATACCGAGGTTGAACTGGCCCAAGCTGAGGGGCGGTTTGTGCGGCTGCGCCAGGCGCTGGCGAGCCTCGCTGGGTATGATTATGTGATCATTGATAGTCCGCCGAGTCTGAGTCTACTGACCGTGAATGGGCTGATCGCAGCGCAGTACGTCCTATTGCCAGTGCAGGCAGAGTTTTATGCGCTCGAGGGGCTGGGGCAGCTGATGGAGACGATGAAGTTGGTCCGCAAGGGGCTCAATCCGCATCTGCGCTTGCTCGGCGTGGTGACCACCATGGTTGATTCGCGGACAACTCTGTCGAGTCAGGTGTACGATGAAATTAAAAAGCATTTTGCTGATACGATTTTCAAGGCGACGATTCCGCGTAATATTCGCCTTGCCGAGGCGCCAAGTCACGGCGTGCCGGTTGGCGTGTACGATCGTTTCTCGAAGGGTTCACGGGCTTACCATGCGCTGACCAAAGAAATTATCGAGAGGATTGAAGGATGA
- a CDS encoding ParB/RepB/Spo0J family partition protein, translated as MKKGLGRGFDSLIPTNLFDEAFDPTAGQDATMSQLRQIPITDITPDPDQPRRFFDEEALRELADSIRRHGVVQPIVVTPHGAQFMIVAGERRWRAAQLAGLVEIPSILRSLSDQHRLEVSLIENLQRRDLNPLETATAYMKLRDQFNMTLEQIGQHVGGKSVSAISNTLRLLKLPSVVRTALFENKISEGQARTLVGLPDDVAEDLLQQTIHQGWSVRKLEQMIAAWKRSQQPSGPAPTPKPARSPHASSVVRLSKKLRADITVRTSKRGAGQIIIPFKDQADFERIRDLIG; from the coding sequence ATGAAAAAGGGACTTGGGCGGGGATTTGATTCGCTGATACCGACAAATTTGTTTGACGAGGCCTTTGACCCGACGGCTGGTCAAGATGCGACAATGTCGCAATTACGTCAGATACCAATTACCGATATTACGCCAGATCCAGACCAGCCACGGCGGTTCTTTGATGAGGAGGCGCTGCGTGAGCTGGCCGATTCGATTCGTCGGCATGGTGTGGTGCAGCCGATCGTCGTGACACCACATGGGGCGCAGTTTATGATCGTGGCTGGCGAGCGGCGCTGGCGAGCAGCGCAACTGGCTGGATTAGTCGAGATACCGAGCATCCTTCGCAGTTTAAGCGATCAGCACCGATTGGAGGTGTCGCTGATCGAGAACTTGCAGCGACGCGACCTCAATCCACTCGAGACGGCGACGGCCTACATGAAGCTGCGCGACCAGTTCAATATGACGCTGGAACAAATCGGCCAGCACGTTGGCGGTAAATCGGTCAGCGCCATTAGTAACACACTGCGCCTCTTGAAATTACCGAGCGTGGTGCGGACGGCGCTGTTTGAAAATAAGATTTCTGAAGGGCAGGCGCGAACATTGGTGGGGCTACCAGATGATGTGGCGGAGGATTTATTGCAGCAAACGATTCATCAGGGCTGGAGTGTGCGCAAGCTTGAGCAGATGATTGCCGCCTGGAAGCGGTCGCAGCAGCCGTCGGGCCCCGCGCCAACTCCAAAGCCAGCCCGCTCGCCGCACGCCTCGTCGGTAGTGCGCCTGTCGAAAAAACTTCGTGCTGACATTACGGTTCGCACCAGTAAGCGCGGTGCCGGTCAGATTATCATCCCTTTCAAAGACCAAGCGGATTTTGAGCGGATCCGCGACTTGATTGGCTGA